The Ptychodera flava strain L36383 chromosome 7, AS_Pfla_20210202, whole genome shotgun sequence DNA window GagttgtaagttttaaatgtttgaatgttgatatatttacaaagtatttaaaaatctcaacaaagtaattttaaaaggacatatttctcatcaaattgtgatttttcctaTATCACATATGGGTAGGGGGTGATGTTAAGCGATGTTGCATTGTAAATAGGCTGGTGAtcctatatttttatttgaggcatatatattttcatttgatgcaatatctgaacaataattCATGTACTTATAAGCAAATTGTTGGAttggaaatctaaataattctGCATAGTATGGAACAAGGCGTGGTCATTACATTTAAGTTTGCAACAgctttaactgttgttttggaaggcctgagaagtgataatttaaaatattatgcaCATTTTCAGCGGAAAAAACAtcttaactttcatttattattcaatgtggttcacgtgtaaataaaacaagtgcagcatttcaagaaagtAACTGAAGGTAAATATATCGGGTAGGGCAACTCTTACGGTAGTCccataatttctgtcattcgaaGGGGATAAAGTGGGCGTATTTCAAATCCTGCTAGCAGCCAAATTAATCTGGTGACATAATGACTTTTTGTCCTAATCTCATCCCCACATCTAAGTCTTACTGTAagagaaaaataacgaaaatctttggtaaaaaaattagtGGCTCGATCACCCGTAATATGTAATTCAACGGGCAGCCAATGTAATCAACTTGTACAAGTGTAATAtaaccaaatttgcaagaaCGGCTGACTTAACGTGCTGCGGTGttttgaagagattgcaaacgATGAAGCTGATCTCCGTTAATTCCATACAAGTGACTATTATAATAATGTAAGTGAGACGTTAAAAATGCTTTGATTTAATGTCTCGGTAGTGTCCTTGTCGAGatagattttttatttataGATATAACGCTCAGTGTGAATTATTTTCTGTTCACATACCATTTTGAGCTATATTTTCTCAGAACgtttcaatattttcacagaGATGGAATAATTTACCATATTGCATCAGGAATGTTGTCTCAAATTAAGCTTTTATACCAAAACTAAATAGCTATACACAGTGTTCATGTCACAAGGTCCAACAATTACTTCCGTTAACTTTTTTTCGCGTTTGGTGTTTTTACTTGGGTTGTTTATCTACAATAAGGAATGCAAAAGAGTGAGTCAGCAAAGGAGTATTTAAATAACTTAACCGTTGAGATAGGTGGACTAGCGACGTACACCTGTGTTAAATTCTTGGTTTTCATGAAATTCTGAATAGACTTAGCTATATTGCGCGTTAGATTCATCATTAGTCCAAGGTCCCGCCCGAAGTATTCACATCTTTTTTTATCAACACTGTCGACATGTTCACAATGTACATCGTATCTGCAAAAATAATACATGTTATTCAAACAAAATCGACTAAGATTTGTACAGTGAATGCAAAAATGGtcaaatatattcaagatgCAATAGCATTGCTATTAAATCATCGCAATTTCAGCTTTAACATGTTTTCCACAAACTTAAAGTACAAGAGATTATTGATAATGACATGTTGGTAATGTAGTAATGTAGAATGTATGTTGAATATATGTAAGCAGTCGTCTATGTGAATTACATGAGAGTTTACGTCATCTTCAAAGCATAGATGTTTGCTTAACATTTCCTAAGTAcataaagtaaataaaaatataatagaaatttaagttttgagtttgtaaaattttctaAAGGTGTTTTAGTTTGCCCAAAAAATGTGAGAAAATGGTCTTAAACCAATGAAAAGTTGGGCTAGAAACTAGAGTCACATCCAAAAGTAAGATGCCAAACCAATCATCATTTACCACATCGAATTCCAATAGTTGAGTGTACTTTTGAACCGTTTCAAGATTATTTTACAAAAGCACGAAAATAATGTACAATAGTTTTATGATGTATATCTTAAGTTATTAGGCGAAATATTAAATCATGGAGACATTTCTACTCTTTCGTAAGGCGAAGTATATACATGATTAACtaattttatatttacatattaGTGTGAGAAAAAATGGTGCCCCTGGAGAATTATACAGTCAATTTGTTTACGTAATTCTCCCTttaggtagtatgtgcctcggaAGTAcaagatttaaactttcgctcacATTTTCCCcgagaaatctttcaaccattcacattcaaaataaaaaattaaaatcggaGGTCACCATGCAagatttactgacatttgaaattcaaaatggtcgtcaTCGCCGTGATAACTCcattgagaaaaatgaaattttaatttaaaaaaaaggcGGTGAAAGTTTTCCTTACTGAAAGGGTTTCAAAATCAACCCCAACAGGTGGAAGATTAGAGAAGAATGAAAAAATCTGATTGTCCAAATATCTCTCCCCGAGACGCATTCTATCGTAAACGAAAATAATTTCATGTTTAATTATGTATTATCTTCAGTATGGTACGTGGGGTTGCATATTCATATTATACTGTGTTAAATTAGGGGAAATGGtttattatttttcaataataatcGTACACCATCGAAAGATTACCATTTATATTTCGACTCAATTGGTGACAGACCAAATGTTTGTCATCAGGCACAAACTTATTCTTgtcatatatattttaaagaGTGCATCAATTATACAGACAAATGTAAGGAGTCTGGCATTAGAGAAACAAACTCTCCTAGAGCCGTTTGTCTGATGTGCGAAACGCTTGTTGATTTTTGGGTTATTTTTAACACATATTAGCCCATCAGTTCCATCAGACCAGATACAAACGTACTGCGTGtagttaatttttgtttttacgaAAGGTAATATGCGCTGCGGCattgaaagacttttgctcacACTTCTTCAATGAATCTGCCCACtgtcctctttcaaaatcaagaataaaaattggggatcATCGTTCAAAtttgttactagagaaacacattaccaaagatttaccgatatctgaaataTCTGTCTTCGAGGCGCACTCTATCTTTAAGTTAATTATAAAATTGTCTTCACAATAGATGTATGAGCGATATCaacatatttacatttctttaggCTTGTTCCTCCAATGAATCGCAAGGTATGGCCGTCCCCTCAAGACTTTTTCATGAATGCTATCCGCTGAATGCCGTATATCTAGTGACGGTACCAGATGCTTGGCGACTTTTTCATGAGTAGTCCGTGTGGAAAAATCTGCAGCGCTTAGGGCCCAAACTCCAACACAGTTCATCGAAGACGCTCTTTCAAGTTGTTCTGTAAGTTGATCTTTTGTTGCCGGTAGGTGTTCGTACTGCGGTAGTGCTACAACGAATGCAGAATGATAAAGTTTTGCAGCATTTAAATACGCATTGGTCAAATTCTTTCCTTCTTTTGGAGATGTTAATACATATTCGACTGTTTTGTTGCAATTAGCGTTGAATTCTTCCAGAGaaataatattaacaattttcTTCAACTGGTTGATATCAAATGTCTCTTCTAGTGTCCTTGCGTTTCTCAGCTGTTCATGTGCTCCGAATATAAGATGTTCATAAAACATAATTGCGTTCACCAAA harbors:
- the LOC139136655 gene encoding uncharacterized protein, which gives rise to MLLRGFLAILTMSILISLLVLLWLILYDDYFGRGYLPRPKTENKNSSGKKDTMEDTRGKETSSTSLKWQQTPFKSVNKESSTRILLYINPIGRGGPNCQYGHFKHALQYSLAQNRSLVNAIMFYEHLIFGAHEQLRNARTLEETFDINQLKKIVNIISLEEFNANCNKTVEYVLTSPKEGKNLTNAYLNAAKLYHSAFVVALPQYEHLPATKDQLTEQLERASSMNCVGVWALSAADFSTRTTHEKVAKHLVPSLDIRHSADSIHEKVLRGRPYLAIHWRNKPKEIYDVHCEHVDSVDKKRCEYFGRDLGLMMNLTRNIAKSIQNFMKTKNLTQVYVASPPISTNFVQVLRNLGVASTFSAENITSDRYTKTKNDPYIWSLVEQEICANADVFVRHYNSTWAQRVRTRRLKSMAKSLTIKDFAANYTNELFSRRR